From Canis lupus baileyi chromosome 16, mCanLup2.hap1, whole genome shotgun sequence:
TAAATTGAACAAATAACTAGCAGCTATGCCTCACATCGATCTCCTGGAGAataaagatggagaagcagatgaggaagaaagaagcagaagacAGACAAAGCAAGGAGGAGGGAGACCACTTACAGGAAGAAACACACAAACCAAGGAGAAACAggggcaaggagcagagggagccctGGGGGCGAGGAACAGAAGGAGCTCTGAAGGACGGGTGAGGAGCAGTGGGAGCACTACAGAGCGAGGCTCAGGAAGTTTGAGTATTCTTACAACCTTGCTCTTTGCTTGGCCTCACATCCCCACACCTCTGATATGCAGTTTTTTGAGTCTTCTTAGCCTGCACCCTTGGCACACCACCCTCTAGAGAGGCTGGCCATAGCAGCCCCTAGGGAGCAGGTGGTGGTAGGGAGGGGCTTCCCCTCCACCTGGTCAGTGTGGTGAAACAGCAAGGGGAGCATTGAGTTCATAGGGGAGCAGTTCCCCATTCCTGACCCCACTTGTAATGAAGCTTGGACAGGAAGAGTGAGTGAAGGACACAAGCTTGGGGGTAATGGGGGGGGGGCACGGTGGAGGCCCACCTCCGCTGGTAGGTCTGGATCTGCTGCTCAATGTGCTCCCGGTAGGAGCGCTCAGCAGTCTTCTGGGTCACAGCCACCAGCTGGATCAGCTCAGACCTGGGGCGGGGAtaaggaggaagcagaggagggcCGCATTGGCTCTTGGGGCCCAAGGGTAGTGAGCCTCCgcagcagcaccagcaggagGCCTGCCTTATGCCTGTGCCCCAGGTCCTAGGACTCCAGGAGGTCAAGGGCTTCCCTCCCCACCTGGCCAGGCAGAGGGTGCAGGCAgccccaggagggaggcaggcaggagggcaggcaggagggacGGAGGCAGTGTGGGAGGACAGGCAGGAGGGCAGGTAGGCGCAGGCCCCTGCAGCCACTCACTTCTCCAGGGCCTTGAGGATGTAGTTGTAGTTGTTGTGCAGAAAGATGGCGCTCAGAGCTGGGTCCTCATACACTTTGGACTTGCTCAGGAGGTTCAGCTGCAGGTTGCCCAGGACTTTACCTGCACAGGGAGGGTGTGGCTACATCCATGGGCAGTCTGACCTAAATGACCCAGTCCCTGTCCCAAGAGCCTTGTCCTTCCCAACTCCAGACTCCACAAGCCTCAGGAGCCCTCTGCCcacagcccagctcagcccctaAACTGGAAGTTAGGCTGCGATTCCAAAGGTGAGGCTCAGGAGAGCACTGGGAATAGCAGGAGggcacagaggaaggaagggaaacgccagtggaggtgggcaggtgggcgcGGGGGGCTGCCGGCCAGCCAGAGAGCACTCACAGATATACGTGCTTAGCAGGCGCTTGCTGAACTCGGAGCTGTAGCTGGTGGCTGAAGAGCTGGTCTCTGGGAGAAGAGAGGCCTGTCACTGCAGCCATGGCAGCAGCCAGGACCCTCTCTGGccttccctcagcccctggaGCAGCTGTGGAaaccttggggtgggggtgggggggccctgaGCCTTCCTCAGGCAGACTGGACGCAGAACGGGGAAGGGGTTGGTCTGCTGAGCTGCCAAGCTCCCACCTGCTGCAGGAGCACCCCCTGGGCAGCCTcttcctggagcccagggcaagCCCCTCTATGGTGATAGGTGGCAGGATTAATGAGCTGGCCCATGATCAGCAGGAAGTCTGGGGGCACAGGAGTGGGACACCCCTTTCCCCCCAGCCCCAACTAATGCAAGGTGCTCTCTATAAGGTCCACTTATCATATTTGTGAACAGCAGGGTCTCAGAGTGGGCTCCCTATGgcctttcccctttctcccccACTTCCCACAACCTCCTCTACTGGGCCCCTCTAGACAAACAGAAGGCCAAGGAGGTGGTGGTGAGGGTatatggggagggagggggcaggcactAGGCTAGCCTGGAGGGTGCAGCCAGCCTTGCTGGGAGCTGAGAGAGTTGGGAGTGCCCTAGAGAAACCCACATCCCCTCTGATCCCCGCTCCCAATAGGTCCTGAGTCTGTCTGGGTGCCTCTGTCCCTAAGGAATCTCACCCATGGGGTTTCAGAGGGGTAGGATGGGGCTGTAGAGCCCTGCCGCTTACCTCGGGGGTCTAAAGGAATATTGTATGTGTCCCCAAGAACTACGGAGTGAAAGGCAGTGCActcagaggggaaggggagacaaagaagggagaaagacGCAAAGTGCAAACACAGGTTAGCAACCGTGTCCCCGAGCAAGCAGACCCCTCCCCGTGACAGCCAGAACACAGACAGCAGGACACACCCAGGCTGCTCCCCGGAAGGTGAGGGAGCACGCAGCGAAGTGGGGATCTAGAGAACTGCAGGCCAGAGGCCGCTCCTGGCTCCCTCGCCCCCaaaatggagggagggggagggcccgGGGGCCCCAACAAATTGGGTTGGGTCTTGGTGCTCAGAAATGCCAACCTCCTTCCATGCCAACCTCCCCAGCTCCAATGCCAGGGCAGCAGTCAGTGGGAAGACACCCGGCTGGCCCTGAGGCGCCAGCCCACGGAACGGTCAGCTGTGTGAGACTAATCGGGAGGACAGGCGAACCCAAGAGCAGATGGAGAAATGCGGAAGGAGGGGCGAGGCAGGCAGGGCATCTTCGAACCAGGGAGTGCCACTCTCCAGAGCGAGGACGGTGGAAGGAGCGAGAAGGGAGGGAGGTCGGGTCAGGAAAGGCACAGTCAAACCCCACTTCACAGAGCCAGAGGAAATCTCTCCCAGAGGTGGCCAGTAACCCTGTGTCTCCAGACAAGAGGGAGGAGTGGGGTATGGGGAGGGGGCCCCACTGGGAGGTGCCAAGTACCTTGGGAGGCCAGCATCGCCCCGGCTGTCTCTTGGAAATCCAGGAGTTGCTGTAGGAAAAGGATGGCCTGTGTGGGGAGAAAACAGGTCCAGGGAGAAGGTCAAGGGCAGGACCTTAGAGTCAGATCACCTCCCAAACACACCCCTTCTGACCGTTCCAGGGCAAGTGCAGGGCCTGGGGTCTGCCAAGGGAAGAGTGGTTGCAAGCTTCCTGCCCTGAATGATCCAGTCTACTGGAGACACGAAATACTTTGCCATCTATCCTGCCACAAGCTCTGGGCCAGGCtgggtccctcccctccccaggcaaCCCGGGGCAGCACCTACATTGCTTGTGAGCTCATGCACGGTGCCATCCTTGGGCATGTTGTATTCCTTGTCTGGATCATTCTGTGGAAAAAACAGTCCCAACTTCCTGAACCTGCTTCCAAGGCCTTGCGCTCCACCCCGGGGCCCAGGCTGTCTGCACCCGATGCCACCTCCTGGCAGAGAGGTGTTGGGGTGCCCCTCAGGCACACAGGTGAGAGATGGGACAGGAAAAATAGGGCAGCAGCCTCACCCCTCAGAGGCTCTGGAGCCCCCTGGGTATTGACTAGCAGCACAGCCAGCTAGTCAATGGGCTAGCTGGGTGGCTTGGTTTCCGTAGGAGCCCCCGAGGCAGGCCCCTGGGGGTCCTGCCCACAGTTCTAGGGccgcagatggagagggagagcacCTTGATGTTGTCGGCAAAGTCCTCCAATGCCTTGGCTCCAACTGTCTCCATGGAGGTGATGAGGCCGGGCAGCTTGTTCTTGGTGCTGGCAGCTGTACCCTAAGGACGCACACGGCTGCAGAGCTGAGCCTGGCTCCCCGccagctgcctccctgcccctcactGCAGGGCTCCCACTCCTGTTCGGTCACCCTGTGAGTGTGTGCCTACATCTGCGGCCCCGTGTAGAAGCTGCTTCCGCTCACCTTCTGACTGGAGGCATGAGGGCAGAGAAGCTGCACCCCTTGGGAGGCCATGCCAGGCAGCACGATTCCTCCTCCCTGTGTCCCCGGGTCTTCCTACCCACATACCTGGAGCACCTGGTCAAACTCGGGCTTCGTCTGCTTGAGGTGCCGCAGGATGGGGAAGACAGTGAGCACGGCAGAGAAGTCGTGTCGGATGATGGCCTTGCGGGCAGCAGACACGATGTTCTCCCCTTCGAGCATCAGCCCGTCCAGTGCATCCTGGGAGAGCATGGCAAGGATGCGGCTCacaggggggcagaggggtgtGAGCGGCTTCCCAGGGGCCCCTGCCTCAGCAGGGGGCAGCAATGGGGAGGAACCCCcgcccccctacacacacacacactagttgTGTGGCTCTAGTTGAAGGCTACAGGACAACAGGTCTGTCCCAAACGTGAGCTTCTGTGGTGGCAGCTTCTGCTGGGGCATCTGGTCAGGAcccaggagcagggtgggggcggggcagcaCCTGGATCAGAGAATCAAAGGTCTTTTTCTGATGGTGCTCAGGGATGACGTCCATCAGCAGCTGGTACTCGCTCTGGGCCAACTTGACGAAGGCACTGACACAGTGAATGTAGGCGTCGGTCTCCACATCTAGCGTGTCGTCTCTCCCTGGAGGGACAGCAGTGCCCCTGAGCTGCTGGCCTGCGGGAAGCCGCTCTCCCTGCTGGgtctccccagctcctggcctgTAGCTCGGGCCAgcaggagatggggaggaggaggactaTTCTGGCAGAAAGCTGAGAGGATTCCAGCAGGCCTGACTGCTCAAAAGGAAAAACGGGGCTGAATCCAGCCTTTGTCCTGGCTTCATTTTCAGCTCTGCTGGACAGTGTTTACGTCCCAGAGCATCAGGTACTAAAGGTGGTAGGGAGATCAATGAGGGGATAAAGAGGGAAGAGCCCTAAATCGGCTTCCTAGCCACGGTATGCCTGACCCCAGGACTTAGGATTCTGAACTGCACCAGAAAGAGGGTGGCCAGGGTGGGCGAGAGGCAGTGCCTGTCTCAAGGGCACTGTGGTCACCCATCTGAGAAAATGCTAGGTCACTGAGGGCAGTTCTCAGCCCCACCAGACATTCTGGAATGTCTAAGAAGGCAGTGGTGGACTATGGCCTATGAGGCTAGCTGGCACAGGGTTACACTCTGAGAAGAGGCAATGTGAGTCCCAGAAAAGGAGGGCTCCTGGCTGGTCAGCTGGCTCAAAAGGAGACTGGGACCCACTAgtggaggctggggcagggggcacccGCAGGCAACCTGGTCCCATAAGCAAAGAAACGGGCTCCGAGTCAGAGCTTTAGAGCTGTTGGTGGAGTCAGatgtcagggctccctgcccGCCAGGGAGCCGCCGTCCAAGTAGCGGCGACTTCTCCCCTTGGCCCAGGCCCTGAGAGCCAGGCATACACTCCCATCtggagagagacaaggagaccTAGTGCCCAAAAGAgagacttgagagagagagaggcaaacaggCCTGGCTCATCCTCAGAGCGGAGCCCTCCGGGGACTGTTGCCAAGGCAGCGGCGGCTGCCCTCGGGCTGGGCTGCGGTACTCACCAGCCAGCGGCCCGTGCTTGTCGTTCAGGGCCTCGGACAGGTGCTTAACTCGGAAATCATGCTCGTGACCTAGCAAGACGTCGGCCGCACAGACACAAGCAGCGTTTATCCAGGGGCCGGGTGGGCTGCCCCTCGGGGCCGGGGAAGAAGCCCTCAACCTCCAGGAGGGGATGTGAGATGGGGGTGTGAGAAGGGCCCCGGGAGGGGGCTCTGAGGCCCTCCTCTGCCTCGGACCACCTTGGGAACAGCCATTTCAAGCCTGACTCGCAGTGTCCCAGACCGTCCTTGGGAGCTGGTTCTCCAAGCCCAAGGCCAAGAGAAAGCCTGCGGGACGACCAAGGAGGGTTCTGGAGAGCTTCTGGCAGCTCCAGAGGATCTGATGCTCAGCCCCAGGGGGTTTACCCACCTCACCATATTTGGGGAGAGACCCAGTTAGAGTAATGTCACTGCTGAGTGAAACGGGACAGCCTCCTTTTGTTCCAAGGATTATTCTTTGGAAGGAGGGTCAGGTCCACCAGGGCAGGGCTGTCCCTCCTCTGATAGGAGGCAAGGAGGGACCCGGCCTACAGGCTGCCCATCCCCTTTGCGGCACACCCTCCCCTCTCTAAagccaggggaggtgggggtggcccGGAGGCCTAGGCCGGCTTGATCCTGCCACTGCTGGTCTGAGCGTGAAAGGGCTGCCCATGACAAAGAACTTTCTCTGAGTTCAAATAGAAGACAAGGACAGagacggggagggagggagtaggAAGCCTCAGGGAGGGCAGAGCTGCCGTCAGCCCGCCAGGACCAGGCCGAGGCCACGACACCTACCCCTGTGGCCATCTGGAACGAGCAGCACCAGGGACCTGCTgttcccacccctgctcccctctcAGGGACTCTCCCATGGCCCTCCTGGGGGCTTGGAGGCTCTGCCCTGCCACGAGAGTGGACacatggtggaggaggagggaacagGAGAAGAACACAGGGTGATTACCTTCCAGAGGAATGAGGTTAGAGCCCCCCTTTTTCCCATCTAGACCATGCTGGGAATACTGTTTCAGAAGGTTCTGAGCCTTACGGATCGTCCCTGTCAccagagccacacagagaggagacaagaAGACCTAGGAAATGAGTGAGAGAAAACAGCAGCAggcctccacctgcccccccgagccccggccccggccccccaaCAGTGAGCATGCCCACACGCCATCTCTCCAGCAGGCCCCTTCCAGGACCCCCGGAGGCACTGCAGATGGACAGGAGGGAACGGGCCCAGGTCatgccccacatggggctcctgatTCTGCTACTGACCCTCGTTGCTCTGGATTTGAGTTCTCTTTAGGAAGTGCAGCAGGTGAAGGAGATGAGATGGGCAAAGATCCATCGGGAGAAGCCAAAAATAAAGACACCACTGAGTGGCAGTTAAGGCAGAACAGACCAGGGCTCAGGACGGAGGTGCTGGTGACGAAGCTCTCCCACCCGGAGAGCACAGCCAGGTTGGCGGAGTCTGGGGACCCCCTGGCCCGGCCCCGAAATGCCAGGCAGGGTTCCCCGGGCATGCTCAGTGTTGGGACGTGGACAAATGGAAGAGGTCGACAGAACGCAGAACCCGGGAGTTGGTGAAACGTGACTGAGCTTCTTGGGAGAGCGGTGCCTGAGACAGAAGGCCTGGAGACCCTGAGGCAGCCTGGCCCCTCGCACCAAAGCGACCCGAACCCCCAAAGCAATCGGGAACAAACTCAAAAGCTCGGTTGGGGTTAACGGAAGCCACCACACAGAGCCGGAGGAGGCAGGATAGTAGAGAGGGGGGCATGCTCCCggcatgggggaaaaaaacaacagttaGTATCACGAGTGAAATCAACACAAACAAAACCACAGCGCCTACAGCCCCGGGGGTCAGCCACCTCGGTGGGAATGAGACCTCGCAGGGCAGAAAATGGGggatataaaatagtatttaaaatagcCGAGGACAGCTGCCTTGTTGATAAAATGTACTAGGAACGGGGAGGAGGCCCCACGTGTAACCCTGGTTCGTCTCCCCTGGAGACTCCTTGTGTCCCCGCAGCTGTCTCTGAACACAGTGAGGCTGTGCGGGTCCTGGCAGCACCCCAAAAAGCGGGGCGAGGAGGGGCAAGATCTGTGACAGCTCCTTGTTCTGTTTGGACCACGTGACAATTAGCCACTAATGACCAAGTTCAGGGCCCAGGCTCAGCATCTGTCTCCTGTGTTCTCCCCATTCAGCCAGCGGTCCTGCTAATGAGCAAATCGGATTCCTGCCCCACAGCCCCAGCACACGGGCCTGGGGGAGGCTGGCTGGTGTGGACATGGGTGACAAATGCTGATGGGGTGGCCGCCAAACCCATCAGGTGCCCAGTGACCACAGATGCTGACATTGGGATTAGATTACTGGTCCACTGAGGCCTCGCTGCTCCCCACCTCCGAACCAGGAGCGGATGTGCCAGGGGCCTGGCTCCCTGGTTCTCTAACATCAGCCCTGATGCGCTGGCTGCTGACAGCTCTTGAGACTCTGCAGAGACCAGGGATCCTCACAGCCTGAGTCTTCCTCTAGAACCCACAAGCCAAGGACAGATGAGACCCCCTGTGAGCCCCGCCATGGCCAGCCAACACTCTGGGGGCAGTGCAGACCAGTCGGGGGCCCCCTGTGGGCCTGTCAGAGAAGAGATGGGGAAGAGGGCACAGGCCAGCTGAAGCGGGCTGCCTCACAGCCTCATGGAGGAAGACTGCCCCGCCCAAAGCACAGAGACATAGGAATAGACCTACTGTGTGCCGGCAGCTGCGGCCCAGCAGGCTGGCTCAGCACAGTCACTATTGGGAGCAGGTTTTCTAGGTGACAGCCAGGATACCCACGCTGGAGGGAAGAAGGCGGTGTGTCTCTGCTGGGGCCCCCAAGGGCAGCCTCTATGCTACCATTTCTCCAAACCCCAACTAAAGGCCTGAGTGGGAGCAGGTGCTTGCTGAGGGGCATAGGGAAGAGACACTTAAACACAACCTGCTATCACGAGGGACAGGTCCCACAGGCTACAGTGGGCAGTGTACACAGTGTACACAGCTCAGCAGTGTCAGCTATGGTGGCAGCAGCCCTTCACTTGTGATATCCTAGCCTCTCCTGCAGCTGAGGACAACAGCTCTCAGTAGCCCAAGACGGCCACGCTCGCCAGGCCGTGGCTGACACACAAGGACATTTCCCCCGGAGCACAGAGCCTTAGCAGAGAGGTCCCTGCTAGGTGCTTTCTGTCCTGCGTACCTACAGTTGGGGTCACCAAGAGGACCAGCTCTGGACGGGCCGATGCTGCTAACCTCAAGGTGGCTGAAAGTAATGCAGGTCCCATGCAGCCTCCTGGCTGGGGCTTaaagggccggggtggggggctcacCTGGCCTCTTGAGGGGCTTCTTGGTGGGCGTGTCTTTCCTCTTATTGGGGATAGCAGGGGAGTAGGGAACCCCAGAGGAGGAACTACTCTTCCGGAAATGCTCCTTCAGGCCCTTGATGGAGCGGTCTAGCTGGCTGGAGCGAATCTGGTAGTAGACATTCATGAAATCTGAGGAGAGAGGGGATGACAGAGCTATGGCAGCTGGGGTCCCTGCCTCTGCCTTGCTAGGGGAACCTCACTTTCCCCTCTAGGTGCCGGGTGCAGAGCGGGAGTAGAGCCCACCATTTTAGTTGCTAACTCATGCCTAGCATCTGCTATGGCTCCCAGCCACCCACATACCCTGGTCCCAAATCAAGTCGTCTTAAAGGGAAAATACCCCTCAATAGAATGGCTAATTAAGTTTTGAAGGTaaagttcttttaaataaaagaaatacataaaaaattagaggatgcctgggtggctcagtcggttgagtgtgcgactcttggttttagctcaggtcatgatctcagggttgtgagactgagccctacgttaggctccacactcaatggggagtctgcttaacactctctctccttctgctccttcccactgCATGCATGGTCTCTCTCTGTTTGGACAGATCTGTTTGGACACTTCTGTTTGGACACTTCTACCTGATAGTCACATCTTTGAGAAAACAGCCAAAGAACTCCCTATGTAAGAAAAGCCTGAGTATGCTCACTGCAGCACTGTTTATCAATACTGGAAAACTGGAGAATCCAAAAATGCAAATGAACAAGGACACACTACATTTCCGCAGTTTCCATCCAATGTGTCTCTGGGAGCCCCGTGAAAAAAAACGGGCCAAAACACAGGGGCTCTGGCTGAAGGCCGCTGAGGGGTCTGGAGGCTGTCTGAtggcctccctcttctcccaagGGAGCCCCTAAAACTGCCGTGGACGCATTCATAGCTGTCACATAAGCTGTAGGTTTATTGCTCATATATCATTTCGTATTGAACTTctacttattaaaaaaacacccaggtagattaaagaaataaaggggaGAAAAGCCCACTTGGTCTGGCCCTGCCCCCCAGGTCCTCTCACCTTGGTTGCGGCCGTATTCCACCAGCCAGCGGGAGATGCGGATCACGTCCTGGAGCACTCCCTCGGGCAGGTGCTCCAGGGGTACCTCCTCCTGGACCTCCAGCTCATCTTCGCCACTGATCAGATCCAGGATGAGCACAGGGGACACGACCTTACTGTGCCTGGTCATCAGGCTGCGGAACTCGGACTCCAGCGACTCCTTCCCCCGCTCAAACAGCAGCTTCTGCAGGGACGacgggaggaaggaagggagagggtcCAGGGCTGCTTCAGCATTCAGCtggcccctcctctgccctcaccaGCCGATGAACATCCCACTGAGCCATTAATCTGTCTTCTTGTTAGGAAAGggtttgcaaaagaaaaaaatagacaaatcgggagatccctgggtggctcagtggtttagcgcctgccttcggcccagggcatgattctggagtcccgggatcgggtcccacattgtgctccctgcatggagactgcttctccctctgcctgtgtctctgcctctgtgtgtgtgtgtgtgtgtgtgtgtgtgtgtgtctgtcatgaataaataaataaaatttaaaaaaaaagaaaaaaaatagacaaatcgaACCATGTCAACTGAAAAACTTTGTTCAGTGAATGACaccatcaaaaaagtgaaaagatgacCTAAAGGATGAGAGAAAACACTCACAAATTATCTATCTGGTAAGAAGCAGGTAGCCAGAACATACAAGAGAATGGGAAACATCTGTCCACACAAAACAGGATCCGTGAGgattcatagcaacattatttgtaATCGCCGAAAAGTGCAGTGTCCATCAAGTGGTGCATGTGGTCCATCCACACAATTCGACATGCTCAGCCATAGCAAGGAATGAAGCGCTGACACACATCACCATATGCCTAAACCTTCAAAACATtatgctcgggatccctgggtggcgcagcggtttggcgcctgcctttggcccagggcgcgatcctggagacccgggatcaagtcccgcatcgggctcccggtgcatggagcctgcttctccctctgcctgtgtctctgcctcctctctctctctctctgtgactatcataaataaattaaaaaacaacaacaacaacaaaaaaaaacattatgctcaagggcacctggggggctcagtcaatgaagtgtctgcctttggctcagatcatgatctggggtcctgggatcaagtccagcactgggctccctgctcggtgcttctccctctcctcctccctattttttttttttatttttttatttatttatgatagtcacagagagagagacagagagagagaggcagagacacaggcagagggagaagcaggctccatgcaccgggagcccgacatgggattcgatcccggctctccaggatcgcgccctgggccaaaggcgggcgctaagccgctgcgccacccaggaatccctcctCCTCcgtattcatgctctctctctctctctctctcaaatgaataaatgaaatcttttaaaaaacacattatggTAGGTCAAAGAAGGTGGACACAAAAGGTCACACATTACATGATACCATTCACAGGAGAAGCCCAGAATGAACAAATCTGGAGAAACAGAGTAGACCATGGACTAGCAGGGGCACGTGAC
This genomic window contains:
- the EXOC7 gene encoding exocyst complex component 7 isoform X7, whose product is MIPPQEASARRREIEDKLKQEEETLSFIRDSLEKSDQLTKNMVSILSSFESRLMKLENSIIPVHKQTENLQRLQENVEKTLSCLDHVISYYHVASDTEKIIREGPTGRLEEYLGSMAKIQKAVEYFQDNSPDSPELNKVKLLFERGKESLESEFRSLMTRHSKVVSPVLILDLISGEDELEVQEEVPLEHLPEGVLQDVIRISRWLVEYGRNQDFMNVYYQIRSSQLDRSIKGLKEHFRKSSSSSGVPYSPAIPNKRKDTPTKKPLKRPGTIRKAQNLLKQYSQHGLDGKKGGSNLIPLEGRDDTLDVETDAYIHCVSAFVKLAQSEYQLLMDVIPEHHQKKTFDSLIQDALDGLMLEGENIVSAARKAIIRHDFSAVLTVFPILRHLKQTKPEFDQVLQGTAASTKNKLPGLITSMETVGAKALEDFADNIKNDPDKEYNMPKDGTVHELTSNAILFLQQLLDFQETAGAMLASQVLGDTYNIPLDPRETSSSATSYSSEFSKRLLSTYICKVLGNLQLNLLSKSKVYEDPALSAIFLHNNYNYILKALEKSELIQLVAVTQKTAERSYREHIEQQIQTYQRSWLKVTDYISEKNLPVFQPGVKLRDKERQMIKERFKGFNDGLEELCKIQKAWAIPDMEQRDKIRQAQKNIVRETYGAFLHRYGSVPFTKNPEKYIKYRVEQVGDMIDRLFDTSA
- the EXOC7 gene encoding exocyst complex component 7 isoform X2, producing the protein MIPPQEASARRREIEDKLKQEEETLSFIRDSLEKSDQLTKNMVSILSSFESRLMKLENSIIPVHKQTENLQRLQENVEKTLSCLDHVISYYHVASDTEKIIREGPTGRLEEYLGSMAKIQKAVEYFQDNSPDSPELNKVKLLFERGKESLESEFRSLMTRHSKVVSPVLILDLISGEDELEVQEEVPLEHLPEGVLQDVIRISRWLVEYGRNQDFMNVYYQIRSSQLDRSIKGLKEHFRKSSSSSGVPYSPAIPNKRKDTPTKKPLKRPGTIRKAQNLLKQYSQHGLDGKKGGSNLIPLEGRDDTLDVETDAYIHCVSAFVKLAQSEYQLLMDVIPEHHQKKTFDSLIQDALDGLMLEGENIVSAARKAIIRHDFSAVLTVFPILRHLKQTKPEFDQVLQGTAASTKNKLPGLITSMETVGAKALEDFADNIKNDPDKEYNMPKDGTVHELTSNAILFLQQLLDFQETAGAMLASQEWHSLVRRCPACLAPPSAFLHLLLGSPVLPISLTQLTVPWAGASGPAGCLPTDCCPGIGAGEVGMEGVLGDTYNIPLDPRETSSSATSYSSEFSKRLLSTYICKVLGNLQLNLLSKSKVYEDPALSAIFLHNNYNYILKALEKSELIQLVAVTQKTAERSYREHIEQQIQTYQRSWLKVTDYISEKNLPVFQPGVKLRDKERQMIKERFKGFNDGLEELCKIQKAWAIPDMEQRDKIRQAQKNIVRETYGAFLHRYGSVPFTKNPEKYIKYRVEQVGDMIDRLFDTSA